The Arachis duranensis cultivar V14167 chromosome 2, aradu.V14167.gnm2.J7QH, whole genome shotgun sequence genome has a window encoding:
- the LOC107473527 gene encoding proteinase inhibitor gives MELQCPAKNSWPELMGTKGEKAAERIEEENPNVRAIVVLAGTVVTMDYRCDRVWVWVNKHGLVIRVPRRG, from the exons ATGGAATTGCAATGTCCAG CTAAGAATTCATGGCCAGAGTTGATGGGAACAAAAGGGGAGAAAGCAGCAgaaagaattgaagaagaaaacccAAATGTTCGTGCCATTGTGGTTTTGGCTGGCACTGTGGTCACCATGGATTATAGATGCGATCGAGTTTGGGTTTGGGTCAATAAACATGGCCTTGTCATTCGAGTCCCAAGAAGAGGATAA